Genomic DNA from Paenibacillus borealis:
TTAAAAATTAGTTACAATGTATTATATAAATCACATTAAAATACGGGAAGGTGAATTGGTTGTCCCAGGAAACTCCCAGTTACGGCGGCCAAGCCGTCATTGAAGGCGTCATGTTCGGCGGCAAGCATATCAACGTAACAGCCGTAAGAAGGAAGAATCAGGAAATCACATTTTTGGAGGTGCCGAAGAGCGATAAGAGCTGGGTCCTTAAACTGCGAAAGATTCCGCTGCTACGCGGCATTGTCAGTATTATAGATTCCAGCGCCAAAGGCTCGAAGCATCTGAATTATTCGGCGGAATCCTATGCCGAGGATGAGACAGAACCTGAAGAGCTTGCCAAGCAGAAAGAGAAAGATAAAGACAAGAAGAAGGATGAGGGCTGGAGCCTCGGTATGATTTTCGGCGTAGCTGTCATGGGTATTCTTTCTTTCCTTTTCGGCAAGATTATTTTTACACTGGTGCCGGTGTTCGTAGAAGATTTTTTATTTAAGAATGCATTTGACAACTATATTCTGCACAACCTTGTTGAAGGTGCAATTAAGCTGACTCTCCTGCTCGTTTATCTGTTTGCCATTTCACAGACACCGGTGATCAAACGGCTGTTCCAGTATCACGGTGCGGAGCATAAGGTAATCAGTGCTTTTGAAGCCGGCGAAGAACTGACTGTCGCAAATGTACAGAAATACAGCCGTCTGCATTACCGCTGCGGCAGCAGCTTCATGATGCTGACCATTATCCTCGGCGTTATTATCTACTCCGTTGTCCCATGGGATAATCTTATGGAACGGGTACTGCAGCGGATTATTCTGCTGCCTGTAGTCATCGGCATCTCGTTTGAGGTTCTCAAGGGAACCAATGCGGTGAGAGATATTCCCGGGCTCAAGTATCTGGGATATCCGGGTCTGTGGCTGCAGCTGCTGACCACCAAAGAACCTAAGGACGATATGGTTGAGGTGTCCATCGCCTCGTTCAACCGGATGCGGGAGCTGGATGCCGCAATTGAAGCAAGAGGATATTCGGAGGCAAGTGTGTCAGGCGGCATTTTGGATCCTGCGAAAGGATGATTAGCCCATGATCAGACATGCTTTGATTTTTTGGATTTCAATAGCTCTCGCAGCATTGGGTCTGGTAACACAATTTATGGCACGCGGTCTTTCTGCTTTGTCCATTTTCATTCTTCCTGCACTGCTGCTGGCGCTGCTGTATTACGCCTACAAGGTGCTACCGGGAAGAGTGGCAGGCGGTTCCGGACGGTCACGCACCAAAGTTAAACCATCTGCCAAGACGATGTCCAAGGTTGCCGGTATCCGCAAAACCCAGGCTTCACCAGGGAAGCGTAAAACCTATCCCTTCCAGGTGATTGAAGG
This window encodes:
- a CDS encoding DUF1385 domain-containing protein, translating into MFGGKHINVTAVRRKNQEITFLEVPKSDKSWVLKLRKIPLLRGIVSIIDSSAKGSKHLNYSAESYAEDETEPEELAKQKEKDKDKKKDEGWSLGMIFGVAVMGILSFLFGKIIFTLVPVFVEDFLFKNAFDNYILHNLVEGAIKLTLLLVYLFAISQTPVIKRLFQYHGAEHKVISAFEAGEELTVANVQKYSRLHYRCGSSFMMLTIILGVIIYSVVPWDNLMERVLQRIILLPVVIGISFEVLKGTNAVRDIPGLKYLGYPGLWLQLLTTKEPKDDMVEVSIASFNRMRELDAAIEARGYSEASVSGGILDPAKG